In Streptomyces sp. NBC_01717, one DNA window encodes the following:
- a CDS encoding crotonase/enoyl-CoA hydratase family protein, protein MGGTEHLTVQREGATLVLTLNRPEAKNALSLPMLVGLYDGWLAADEDDGIRSVVLTGAGGSFCAGMDLKALAGKGMEGEQYRDRMTADPDLHWKAMLRHHRPRKPVIAAVEGYCVAGGTEILQGTDIRIAGASATFGLFEVKRGLFPIGGSTVRLPRQIARTHALEMLLTGRPYSADEAARIGLIGRVVPDGTALEQALDVAERINACGPLAVEAVKASVYETAEMTETDGLAAELKRGWPVFATADAKEGARAFAEKRPPVYRRA, encoded by the coding sequence ATGGGTGGTACGGAACACCTCACCGTGCAGCGCGAAGGCGCCACACTGGTGCTCACCTTGAACAGGCCGGAGGCGAAGAACGCGCTCTCGCTGCCGATGCTGGTCGGGCTGTACGACGGCTGGCTGGCCGCGGACGAGGACGACGGAATACGCTCCGTCGTCCTCACCGGCGCAGGAGGCTCCTTCTGCGCCGGCATGGACCTCAAGGCCCTCGCGGGCAAGGGCATGGAGGGCGAGCAGTACCGGGACCGAATGACGGCCGACCCCGACCTGCACTGGAAGGCGATGCTGCGCCACCACCGCCCCCGCAAGCCGGTCATCGCCGCCGTCGAGGGGTACTGCGTGGCAGGCGGAACCGAGATCCTGCAGGGCACCGATATCCGTATCGCCGGTGCGAGCGCCACCTTCGGGCTCTTCGAGGTCAAGCGGGGACTGTTCCCCATCGGCGGCTCGACGGTACGGCTGCCGCGCCAGATCGCCCGCACCCACGCCCTCGAGATGCTCCTCACCGGACGCCCGTACAGCGCCGACGAAGCAGCCCGCATCGGGCTGATCGGCAGAGTCGTCCCCGACGGCACCGCACTGGAACAGGCACTCGACGTCGCCGAGCGGATCAATGCCTGCGGCCCGCTCGCCGTCGAGGCCGTCAAGGCCTCCGTGTACGAGACCGCCGAGATGACCGAGACCGATGGGCTCGCTGCCGAGCTGAAGCGCGGCTGGCCGGTATTCGCGACCGCCGACGCCAAGGAAGGCGCCCGCGCCTTCGCCGAGAAGCGCCCGCCCGTCTACCGGCGCGCCTGA
- a CDS encoding Zn-ribbon domain-containing OB-fold protein, with protein sequence MPDVLSAPLVVEFPFTRSLGPVQSAFLTGLRERTVLGVRTGDGRVLVPPVEYDPVTAEELCELAEVATTGTVTTWAWNPAPRRDQPLATPFAWVLVKLDGADTALLHVLDAPGPEAVNTGMRVRIRWAPQRTGAITDIACFEPYESEATAESTPHSGEFADPVTGIVTPARLDYTYTPGRAQSAYLNALSEQRTVGERCPSCRKVYVPPRGACPTCGVATAEQVEVGPRGTVTTYCIVNIKAKNLDIEVPYVYAHIALDGADLALHGRIGGIPYDQVRMGLRVEPVWTEGARHPDHYRPTGEPDADYDAYKELL encoded by the coding sequence GTGCCCGACGTCCTCAGCGCACCACTGGTGGTCGAGTTCCCCTTCACCCGCTCCCTCGGCCCGGTCCAGAGCGCCTTCCTGACCGGACTGCGCGAACGGACGGTGCTCGGCGTGCGGACCGGCGACGGAAGGGTCCTGGTCCCGCCCGTCGAGTACGACCCCGTCACCGCCGAGGAGCTGTGCGAACTGGCCGAGGTCGCCACCACCGGCACCGTCACCACCTGGGCCTGGAACCCGGCCCCGCGCCGCGACCAGCCCCTGGCCACCCCGTTCGCCTGGGTGCTGGTCAAGCTGGACGGGGCCGACACCGCCCTGCTCCATGTCCTCGACGCTCCGGGGCCCGAAGCCGTGAACACCGGCATGCGGGTCCGGATCCGCTGGGCCCCGCAGCGCACCGGTGCCATCACGGACATCGCCTGCTTCGAACCGTACGAGAGCGAGGCGACGGCCGAAAGCACCCCGCACAGCGGCGAGTTCGCCGACCCCGTCACCGGCATCGTCACCCCGGCCCGCCTCGACTACACGTACACCCCCGGCCGCGCCCAGAGCGCGTACCTCAACGCCCTCTCCGAGCAGCGCACCGTCGGCGAGCGCTGCCCGTCCTGCCGCAAGGTGTACGTCCCGCCCCGCGGCGCCTGCCCCACCTGCGGCGTGGCCACCGCCGAACAGGTCGAGGTCGGCCCGCGCGGCACCGTCACCACGTACTGCATCGTCAACATCAAGGCGAAGAACCTGGACATCGAGGTCCCGTACGTCTACGCCCACATCGCCCTCGACGGCGCCGACCTCGCCCTGCACGGGCGGATCGGCGGCATCCCGTACGACCAGGTGCGGATGGGGTTGCGGGTCGAACCCGTCTGGACCGAGGGCGCCCGCCACCCCGACCACTACCGGCCCACCGGAGAGCCGGACGCCGACTACGACGCGTACAAGGAGCTGCTGTAG
- a CDS encoding thiolase domain-containing protein has protein sequence MRDVAIVAFAQTDHRRRTDDLSEVEMLMPVLHQVLDATGLRARDIGFTCSGSSDYLAGRAFSFTMALDGVGAQPPISESHVEMDGAWALYEAWVKLRTGEADTALVYAYGKSSPGEVRDVLTRQLDPYYVGPLWPDSVALAALQAQALIDAGETDEAALASIAARNRTAAAHNPHAQLAGSVPAGDYVVQPLRTGDCPPVGDGAAAVVLAAGDTARALCTRPAWIRGIDHRIEAHSLGVRELTDSPSARLAAERAGAFERPVDTAELHAPFTSQEVVLRRALGLDDSVRVNPSGGALAANPVMAAGLIRLGEAAARIHRGESDRALAHATSGPCLQQNLVAVLEGETTHV, from the coding sequence ATGCGAGACGTAGCGATCGTCGCCTTCGCGCAGACGGACCATCGGCGGCGCACCGACGACCTCTCCGAGGTCGAAATGCTCATGCCGGTCCTGCATCAGGTCCTCGACGCGACCGGCCTCAGGGCGCGTGACATCGGCTTCACCTGCTCTGGATCCAGCGACTACCTCGCCGGTCGCGCCTTCTCCTTCACCATGGCCCTCGACGGCGTCGGCGCCCAGCCGCCGATCTCCGAGTCCCATGTGGAGATGGACGGCGCCTGGGCGCTGTACGAGGCATGGGTGAAACTCCGGACCGGCGAGGCCGACACCGCCCTCGTCTACGCCTATGGGAAGTCCTCGCCCGGTGAGGTGCGCGACGTCCTCACCCGCCAACTCGACCCGTACTACGTCGGCCCGCTCTGGCCCGACTCCGTCGCGCTCGCCGCACTCCAGGCCCAGGCGCTGATCGACGCGGGTGAAACCGACGAGGCCGCCCTCGCCTCGATCGCCGCCCGCAACCGCACCGCCGCCGCGCACAACCCGCACGCACAGCTCGCGGGCTCCGTACCGGCCGGCGACTATGTCGTCCAGCCGTTGCGCACCGGTGACTGCCCGCCGGTCGGCGACGGCGCCGCAGCCGTGGTTCTCGCCGCCGGTGACACCGCGCGCGCTCTGTGCACCCGCCCGGCCTGGATCCGCGGCATCGACCACCGCATCGAGGCCCACAGTCTCGGGGTGCGGGAGCTCACCGACTCGCCGTCGGCCCGGCTCGCCGCCGAACGGGCCGGGGCCTTCGAACGGCCCGTCGACACCGCGGAGTTGCATGCCCCGTTCACCTCCCAGGAGGTCGTTCTGCGCAGGGCGCTCGGGCTCGACGACAGCGTCCGCGTCAACCCGTCCGGCGGTGCGCTCGCCGCCAACCCCGTCATGGCCGCCGGACTGATCCGGCTCGGCGAGGCCGCGGCCCGTATCCACCGCGGCGAGTCCGACCGGGCGCTGGCCCACGCCACATCGGGACCCTGTCTGCAGCAGAATCTGGTCGCCGTCCTCGAAGGGGAGACCACCCATGTCTAA
- a CDS encoding thiolase domain-containing protein — MSKEPVAVVGIGQTKHVSARRDVSLAGLVREAAVRALEDAALTWADIDAVVIGKAPDFFEGLMMPELYLADALGAVGKPMLRVHTAGSVGGSTALVAANLVAARVHRTVLTLAFEKQSESNAMWGLSLPIPFQQPLLAGAGGFFAPHVRAYMRRTGAPETVGSLVAYKDRRNALKNPYAHIHDPDITLEKVQAAPMLWDPIRYSETCPSSDGACAMILTDGTGADRSPHPPAWVHGGAMRSEPTLFAGKDFVSPQAGKDCAADVYRQGGITDPRREIDAVEMYVPFSWYEPMWLENLGFAAEGEGWKLTESGVTELDGDLPVNPSGGVLSTNPIGASGMIRFAEAALQVRGQAGEHQVPGARKALGHAYGGGAQYFSMWLVGAEPPRT; from the coding sequence ATGTCTAAGGAGCCCGTGGCCGTCGTCGGCATCGGCCAGACCAAGCATGTCTCCGCCCGCCGGGACGTGTCCCTCGCCGGTCTCGTCCGCGAGGCCGCCGTCCGCGCGCTGGAGGACGCCGCCCTGACATGGGCGGACATCGACGCCGTGGTCATCGGCAAGGCACCCGACTTCTTCGAGGGCCTGATGATGCCGGAGCTCTATCTCGCCGACGCCCTCGGCGCGGTCGGCAAACCGATGCTCCGCGTGCACACCGCGGGCTCGGTCGGTGGATCCACCGCGCTCGTCGCCGCCAATCTCGTCGCCGCGCGGGTGCACCGCACCGTGCTCACCCTGGCCTTCGAGAAGCAGTCCGAGTCCAACGCCATGTGGGGACTGTCGCTGCCCATCCCGTTCCAGCAGCCGCTGCTCGCGGGCGCGGGCGGCTTCTTCGCCCCGCACGTGCGCGCGTACATGCGCCGCACCGGGGCGCCCGAGACGGTCGGCTCCCTCGTCGCCTACAAGGACCGGCGCAACGCGCTCAAGAACCCGTACGCACACATCCACGACCCGGACATCACCCTGGAGAAGGTGCAGGCCGCACCGATGCTCTGGGACCCGATCCGCTACTCCGAGACCTGCCCGTCCTCGGACGGCGCGTGCGCGATGATCCTCACCGACGGGACGGGCGCCGACCGTTCGCCGCATCCGCCCGCCTGGGTGCACGGCGGCGCGATGCGCAGTGAACCCACCCTGTTCGCCGGCAAGGACTTCGTCTCGCCGCAGGCGGGCAAGGACTGCGCGGCCGATGTGTACCGGCAGGGCGGGATCACCGACCCGCGACGGGAGATCGATGCCGTCGAGATGTACGTCCCGTTCTCCTGGTACGAGCCGATGTGGCTGGAGAATCTCGGCTTCGCAGCCGAGGGGGAGGGCTGGAAGCTCACCGAGTCCGGGGTCACCGAACTCGACGGCGACCTGCCGGTGAACCCCTCGGGCGGTGTGCTCTCCACCAACCCCATCGGCGCGTCCGGCATGATCCGCTTCGCCGAAGCGGCCCTGCAGGTACGCGGACAGGCAGGCGAACACCAGGTGCCGGGCGCCCGTAAGGCGCTCGGCCACGCGTACGGCGGCGGGGCGCAGTACTTCTCCATGTGGCTGGTCGGAGCCGAGCCTCCCCGCACC